A genomic stretch from Candidatus Binataceae bacterium includes:
- a CDS encoding VanZ family protein produces the protein MSGALAASSTAQSAERSMTKWLPVALWALIIFCFSTSYFSAENTSRIIDPILRFLMPGASAATISLGHDLVRKAAHFVNYAILFWLLVSGPLRERPYFAFGLCVIYALLDEGHQLFVPNRGPSLYDVALDSTGALFSRCLHGAVIEIA, from the coding sequence ATGAGCGGCGCGCTCGCGGCGAGTTCAACCGCACAATCAGCCGAACGATCGATGACCAAATGGCTGCCGGTAGCGCTCTGGGCGTTGATCATCTTCTGCTTCTCGACTTCGTACTTCTCGGCTGAGAACACTTCGAGAATAATCGATCCGATCCTGCGCTTTTTGATGCCCGGCGCCAGCGCGGCAACGATCTCGCTCGGGCATGACCTGGTGCGCAAGGCCGCGCACTTCGTCAACTACGCGATCCTGTTCTGGCTGCTCGTCAGCGGGCCACTGCGCGAACGCCCCTACTTTGCCTTCGGCCTGTGTGTGATATACGCGCTTCTTGACGAAGGCCATCAGCTGTTCGTGCCCAACCGCGGCCCGTCGCTCTACGACGTGGCGCTGGACTCGACCGGCGCGCTCTTCAGCCGCTGCCTGCATGGAGCGGTGATCGAAATCGCCTAG
- the zwf gene encoding glucose-6-phosphate dehydrogenase, translating to MSRTWTIAETHPVPPCTIVIFGASGDLAARKLLPALYNLEHCGQNAIPPKSAILGFARREMTPEAFRSKAREAAERYSHLKIDEACWQRFARNLDYLSGMDRPDGFTRLKRRLEEIEKERELPPNRIYYLSMPPEAINETVEKLHEAGLIVPPESPYFSRIVVEKPIGHDLHSALQIISSMRRFFDESQIFRIDHYLGKETVQNLMVLRFANSIFEEIWNNRRVDHVQITVSEEEGLGTRAMYYDGAGALRDMMQNHMLQVMSLTGMEPPVSLAADAVRDAKVNVIRSLRPYEPEDVGKLVVRGQYAAGEMGGKRVPGYLQEEGIRETSRTETFVAMKALVDNWRWAGVPFYLRTGKRLPRRASTIFVQFRRVPDILFNRRVSLSPDVLAIRIQPDEGFSLEVLAKRPGLDISIQPVRMDLSYAAEFGNDSPDAYERLLLDVMAGDHTLFLGSRFVQRSWEFVQGILDRWQADPGIPLEPYAAGTWGPKAADDLIRADGREWYEP from the coding sequence ATGAGCCGGACTTGGACTATTGCCGAGACGCATCCCGTTCCGCCCTGCACGATCGTAATCTTCGGCGCCTCGGGCGACCTTGCCGCGCGCAAGCTGCTGCCCGCGCTTTACAATCTCGAGCATTGCGGCCAGAACGCGATCCCGCCCAAGAGCGCCATCCTGGGCTTCGCGCGCCGCGAGATGACGCCCGAGGCGTTTCGCAGCAAGGCGCGCGAGGCGGCCGAGCGCTACTCGCACCTCAAGATCGACGAGGCCTGCTGGCAGCGCTTCGCGCGCAACCTGGACTATCTCTCGGGGATGGACCGCCCTGACGGGTTCACGCGTCTTAAGCGCCGCCTGGAGGAAATCGAAAAAGAGCGCGAGCTCCCGCCGAACCGCATCTACTATCTCTCGATGCCGCCTGAAGCGATCAACGAGACGGTCGAAAAACTCCACGAGGCCGGGCTGATCGTGCCGCCCGAGTCGCCCTATTTCAGCCGGATCGTGGTCGAGAAGCCGATCGGCCACGACTTGCACAGCGCCCTGCAGATCATCAGCTCGATGCGCAGGTTCTTCGACGAGAGCCAAATCTTCCGCATCGACCACTACCTCGGCAAGGAGACGGTTCAGAACCTGATGGTGCTGCGCTTCGCGAACAGCATCTTCGAGGAGATCTGGAACAATCGCCGCGTCGATCACGTCCAGATAACCGTGTCCGAGGAGGAGGGTCTGGGAACGCGCGCGATGTACTACGACGGCGCCGGCGCGCTCCGCGACATGATGCAGAATCACATGCTGCAGGTGATGTCGCTCACCGGGATGGAACCGCCGGTGTCGCTCGCCGCCGACGCGGTCCGCGACGCCAAGGTTAACGTCATCCGTTCACTGCGGCCCTACGAACCCGAAGACGTCGGCAAGCTGGTCGTGCGCGGCCAGTACGCCGCGGGCGAGATGGGTGGCAAACGCGTCCCCGGCTACCTGCAGGAGGAGGGCATCCGCGAGACTTCGCGCACCGAGACGTTTGTCGCAATGAAAGCTCTGGTGGATAACTGGCGATGGGCGGGAGTGCCCTTCTATCTGCGCACGGGCAAGCGGCTGCCGCGGCGCGCCAGCACCATCTTCGTCCAGTTCCGGCGCGTGCCCGATATTCTGTTCAACCGTCGGGTTTCGCTTTCGCCCGACGTGCTTGCGATCCGAATCCAGCCCGACGAGGGGTTTTCACTCGAGGTGCTGGCCAAGCGGCCCGGCCTGGATATTTCGATTCAGCCGGTGCGGATGGATCTTTCCTATGCGGCGGAGTTCGGCAACGATTCGCCCGACGCCTACGAGCGTCTGCTGCTCGACGTGATGGCGGGCGACCATACGTTGTTTCTCGGTTCGCGGTTCGTCCAGCGATCGTGGGAATTCGTGCAGGGGATTCTCGATCGATGGCAGGCGGACCCGGGAATTCCGCTCGAGCCGT